Proteins from a genomic interval of Actinoalloteichus hymeniacidonis:
- a CDS encoding class I SAM-dependent methyltransferase, translated as MINPNAAFDELAPNYDSDGSHRTLAERLVAGLAPLRAKATVLDVATGTGAAAFAALRRLDITRVVAVDISEGMIQRARQAATTADPTGRIEWQVAAGVPAPMPAGSADLVLCASSLQFLGRAALTDWLRVLRPGGQVAFTLTSAACFRPSGAFAELAAADLPMPADEQQAARIAGEAGFENVAVTTVEIAGDRPKVVFLVYGTAEEAKFDSGDEQVSELVIQERAERPGGDQDRGVPEADGQQGHA; from the coding sequence ATGATCAACCCGAATGCCGCCTTCGACGAACTCGCGCCGAACTACGATTCCGATGGCAGCCATCGGACGTTGGCCGAGCGTCTGGTCGCGGGCCTGGCGCCCTTGCGGGCGAAAGCAACCGTGCTCGATGTGGCAACGGGAACCGGCGCGGCGGCCTTCGCAGCACTGCGTCGGCTCGACATCACGCGTGTCGTGGCCGTGGACATCTCCGAGGGCATGATTCAACGAGCGAGACAGGCAGCCACCACCGCCGATCCGACGGGCCGGATCGAATGGCAGGTGGCGGCGGGCGTGCCCGCCCCGATGCCCGCAGGCTCCGCCGACCTCGTGCTGTGTGCCTCTTCGCTGCAATTCCTGGGCCGGGCGGCGCTGACCGATTGGCTGCGCGTGCTCCGGCCCGGCGGTCAGGTGGCCTTCACGCTGACCTCGGCGGCGTGCTTCCGGCCCTCCGGTGCCTTCGCCGAGCTGGCCGCCGCCGATCTGCCGATGCCCGCCGACGAGCAACAGGCGGCGCGAATCGCCGGCGAGGCCGGGTTCGAGAACGTCGCCGTGACCACCGTCGAGATCGCAGGCGACCGCCCGAAGGTCGTGTTCCTGGTGTACGGCACCGCTGAGGAAGCGAAGTTCGATTCAGGAGATGAGCAAGTCTCAGAACTGGTAATACAAGAACGGGCTGAACGTCCCGGTGGCGACCAGGATCGCGGCGTACCAGAGGCCGACGGTCAGCAGGGCCACGCGTAA
- a CDS encoding metal ABC transporter permease → MLRLLELDFVQQALLAAAVLGLVSGVLGPLVVARNMSFAVHGTAELAFTGAAAALLLGLSVGVGALAGAVIAAVILGVLGKRGSEQDSVIGAVLAFGLGLGVLLLWMYPGRASSKFSLLVGQIVGVDSTDLALLSGAAIAVIVVFAVLYRPLLFASVDPEVALARGVPLKWLTPVFAVLVGIATALGVQTVGALLVLALMVTPGAAAARVTANPVTATVLAVLFAEAAVLGGIVLSLAPGAPVSSFVTAISFAIYLVCRVIGRYRLRRVGTA, encoded by the coding sequence ATGCTGCGACTGCTGGAGCTCGATTTCGTCCAGCAGGCTCTGCTCGCGGCCGCGGTGCTGGGCCTGGTCTCCGGGGTTCTGGGACCGCTGGTGGTCGCCAGGAACATGTCCTTCGCCGTCCACGGCACCGCCGAACTCGCCTTCACCGGTGCTGCGGCTGCGCTGTTGTTGGGCTTGAGCGTCGGCGTCGGCGCACTGGCCGGGGCGGTGATCGCCGCAGTGATCCTCGGGGTGCTCGGCAAACGGGGCAGCGAGCAGGATTCGGTCATCGGTGCGGTGCTGGCCTTCGGCCTGGGCCTCGGCGTGCTGTTGCTCTGGATGTATCCCGGTCGTGCCTCCAGCAAGTTCAGTCTGCTGGTCGGGCAGATCGTCGGTGTCGACTCGACCGATCTCGCCCTGCTGAGCGGCGCCGCGATCGCGGTCATCGTGGTCTTCGCGGTGCTCTACCGACCGCTGTTGTTCGCCAGTGTCGACCCCGAGGTGGCCTTGGCCAGGGGCGTTCCGCTGAAGTGGCTGACCCCGGTGTTCGCGGTGCTGGTCGGCATCGCGACCGCGTTGGGCGTGCAAACCGTCGGTGCGCTGCTCGTGCTCGCTCTGATGGTCACGCCCGGAGCCGCCGCGGCACGGGTCACGGCCAATCCGGTGACCGCCACGGTGCTCGCGGTGTTGTTCGCCGAGGCCGCGGTGTTGGGCGGCATCGTGCTGTCCTTGGCGCCGGGGGCTCCGGTGAGCAGCTTCGTCACGGCGATCTCGTTCGCGATCTACCTCGTGTGTCGGGTCATCGGGCGCTATCGACTGCGCAGGGTCGGCACGGCCTGA
- a CDS encoding DUF418 domain-containing protein, giving the protein MTIHDDPPPQRQRAVAPDLARGLMLLFIALANVPWFLYGAPTALTSAHRADATGLDVVWQTIAIVAIDGRSYPLFAFLFGYGIWQLYTRQQAAGVDEKSARRLLQLRHLWMIVFGGVHAALLWQGDVLGAYGLCGLIMVWLFLRRQTATLRRWIIGLFTMLAIATISGSVVGLLLPMEEAAAMVQPTVPQLAGTESYLDSILPRFLFWSPLVVAQGLLGFVVPIAVLLAIVCARRRILESPETHRRLLMRTAVVGIAIGWLGAVPAALVHHGIWELPDWAPTLLHLLTGLCGGIGYAALFGLIAARFADGRSPGALVGGLTAIGKRSLSCYLVQSVIFAPLLAAWGLGLGATLTEWQAALIAVAAWLVSMVFAIALERAGKRGPAEWLLRRLAYRGRRSSATPVAR; this is encoded by the coding sequence ATGACGATTCACGACGATCCGCCACCACAGCGGCAACGCGCCGTCGCACCCGATCTGGCGCGCGGACTCATGTTGCTGTTCATCGCCCTGGCCAACGTCCCCTGGTTCCTCTATGGCGCGCCCACCGCTCTCACCAGCGCGCACCGCGCCGATGCCACCGGCCTCGACGTGGTGTGGCAGACCATCGCGATCGTCGCGATCGATGGGCGCAGCTACCCGCTGTTCGCCTTCTTGTTCGGCTACGGCATCTGGCAGCTCTACACGAGGCAGCAGGCTGCCGGAGTCGATGAGAAATCCGCGCGCCGCCTACTCCAGTTACGTCACCTCTGGATGATCGTCTTCGGTGGCGTGCACGCCGCGCTGCTCTGGCAGGGCGACGTCCTCGGCGCCTACGGACTCTGCGGGCTCATCATGGTCTGGCTGTTCCTGCGTCGGCAGACCGCCACTCTGCGCCGGTGGATCATCGGTCTGTTCACCATGCTGGCGATCGCCACGATCTCCGGATCGGTGGTGGGACTGCTGCTGCCGATGGAGGAGGCGGCCGCCATGGTCCAGCCCACTGTGCCACAACTGGCGGGAACCGAGTCCTATCTCGACTCGATCCTCCCTCGTTTCCTCTTCTGGTCGCCGCTGGTCGTCGCCCAGGGGTTACTCGGGTTCGTCGTGCCGATCGCCGTACTGCTGGCGATCGTCTGCGCTCGGCGGCGAATCCTCGAATCGCCGGAGACACATCGCAGGTTGCTGATGCGCACCGCAGTCGTCGGGATCGCGATCGGCTGGCTCGGTGCCGTGCCCGCCGCCCTGGTGCACCACGGAATCTGGGAGCTGCCCGATTGGGCACCCACCCTGCTGCACCTGCTGACCGGGTTGTGCGGTGGGATCGGTTATGCGGCGCTCTTCGGTCTGATCGCCGCTCGCTTCGCCGACGGTCGTTCTCCTGGCGCGCTGGTCGGCGGCCTGACGGCCATCGGGAAGCGGTCCCTGTCCTGCTATCTCGTGCAGTCGGTGATCTTCGCGCCGCTACTGGCCGCCTGGGGTCTCGGACTCGGCGCCACGCTCACCGAATGGCAGGCCGCGTTGATCGCGGTGGCGGCCTGGCTCGTCTCGATGGTGTTCGCCATCGCGTTGGAGCGTGCGGGTAAACGCGGTCCGGCGGAGTGGTTGCTGCGCAGGCTGGCCTATCGCGGACGACGTTCCTCGGCGACACCGGTAGCACGCTGA
- a CDS encoding metal ABC transporter ATP-binding protein, with protein sequence MASSAEHPAALQLRSATLAFGERTLWDGLDLEVQPGEFLAVLGPNGSGKTSLLRVLLGLQPLTSGEARIGGMPPGSRNRRIGYIPQQRSVEPTLTVRGRDLVGLGLDGHRWGIGWRGRQERRERVDAALASVDAFDFGNRPLGLLSGGEQQRLRVAQALVGDPALLLCDEPLLSLDLASQRMVSQLVAGAARRKDAAVLFVTHEINPVLPVVDRVLYLVDGRFRVGTPDEVMTSETLSELYRTPVEVIRLADRIVVVGGENGAAAHHHPLEETT encoded by the coding sequence ATGGCATCCAGCGCCGAACATCCCGCCGCCTTGCAGCTGCGGTCGGCCACCCTCGCCTTCGGCGAGCGCACGCTGTGGGACGGGCTCGATCTGGAGGTCCAGCCGGGCGAGTTCCTGGCGGTGCTCGGGCCGAACGGCTCCGGCAAGACGAGCCTGCTGCGGGTGTTGCTCGGCCTACAACCCCTCACCAGCGGCGAGGCCCGCATCGGTGGGATGCCGCCCGGCAGCCGCAATCGACGGATCGGTTACATCCCGCAGCAACGCAGTGTCGAGCCGACCTTGACCGTCCGGGGCCGTGACCTGGTCGGGCTCGGGCTGGACGGCCATCGTTGGGGTATCGGCTGGCGGGGTAGGCAGGAACGCCGGGAGCGGGTGGACGCGGCCTTGGCCTCGGTCGATGCCTTCGACTTCGGAAATCGGCCGCTCGGCCTGCTCTCCGGCGGCGAGCAGCAACGGCTTCGGGTGGCCCAGGCGTTGGTGGGCGACCCGGCGCTGCTGCTGTGCGACGAGCCGCTGTTGTCGCTGGACCTGGCGAGTCAGCGGATGGTGAGCCAGCTGGTCGCGGGCGCCGCCCGCCGCAAGGATGCCGCCGTCCTGTTCGTCACGCACGAGATCAACCCGGTGTTGCCGGTGGTCGACCGGGTGCTCTACCTGGTCGACGGGCGCTTCCGGGTGGGCACCCCCGACGAGGTGATGACCTCCGAGACGCTGTCCGAGTTGTATCGGACACCGGTCGAGGTCATCCGGCTCGCCGATCGAATCGTGGTGGTCGGTGGCGAGAACGGTGCGGCCGCCCACCACCACCCGTTGGAAGAGACCACGTGA
- a CDS encoding metal ABC transporter solute-binding protein, Zn/Mn family produces MRSRLRRPAALVGGLAVTALTLAACGDGGAGQQGDAGDGSLRVAASTNVWGSVAQAVGGDEIEVVAIIDDPSADPHSYESTPRDAAEVQDSDLVVLNGGGYDEFMRSILDSIGSDKPTVDAAELVGVEGHSHAHEDESGHGEDDHAHDDEDHADEGEHGHGEDEHAEEDHGAEEHADEDHGTEDHSDAGHEHDHAHEHGEDNEHVWYDVDTVAAVADAVAAELGELDPDGAETYTANAEAFHAEIDTLRTQIEGIGAELDGEAHILSTEPLGQYVFEQAGLHDVTPTDFLRAVDAETDPPAAAIAEINEAVDSGEINALVFNPQTETSVTSRVRERAEAAGIPVVEFTETLPADQQDYLAWMSAQVDSLSVALTP; encoded by the coding sequence ATGAGATCCCGATTGCGTCGACCTGCCGCCCTGGTGGGCGGCTTGGCGGTCACCGCGCTGACGCTCGCGGCATGCGGCGACGGCGGGGCCGGCCAGCAGGGGGACGCGGGCGACGGATCACTCAGGGTGGCTGCTTCCACGAACGTGTGGGGCAGCGTGGCGCAGGCCGTCGGCGGCGACGAGATCGAGGTCGTTGCGATCATCGATGACCCGTCCGCAGACCCGCACTCCTACGAGAGCACGCCCCGCGACGCTGCCGAGGTGCAGGACTCCGACCTGGTGGTGCTCAACGGCGGCGGCTACGACGAGTTCATGCGCAGCATTCTCGACTCGATCGGCTCGGATAAACCGACCGTCGACGCGGCCGAACTCGTCGGCGTCGAGGGCCACAGCCATGCCCACGAGGACGAGTCGGGCCATGGCGAGGACGACCACGCCCACGACGACGAGGACCACGCGGACGAGGGCGAGCACGGACACGGCGAGGACGAGCACGCCGAGGAAGACCACGGAGCCGAAGAACACGCCGACGAGGACCACGGCACTGAAGATCACAGCGACGCAGGCCACGAGCACGACCACGCTCACGAGCACGGCGAGGACAACGAACACGTCTGGTACGACGTCGACACCGTCGCCGCCGTCGCCGACGCGGTAGCCGCCGAACTCGGCGAGCTCGACCCCGACGGCGCCGAGACCTACACCGCCAACGCCGAGGCCTTCCACGCCGAGATCGACACGCTGCGCACCCAGATCGAGGGCATCGGCGCCGAACTCGACGGCGAAGCACACATCCTGTCGACCGAACCCCTCGGCCAGTACGTCTTCGAGCAGGCCGGTCTGCACGATGTGACTCCGACCGACTTCCTCCGCGCCGTCGACGCCGAGACCGACCCACCCGCCGCCGCCATCGCCGAGATCAACGAGGCGGTCGATTCGGGCGAGATCAACGCGCTGGTGTTCAATCCACAGACGGAGACGTCGGTGACCAGCCGGGTCCGGGAACGGGCCGAAGCGGCAGGCATCCCGGTCGTGGAGTTCACCGAGACGCTCCCCGCCGATCAGCAGGACTACCTCGCGTGGATGTCGGCGCAGGTCGATTCGCTTTCGGTGGCCTTGACGCCGTGA
- a CDS encoding sugar ABC transporter permease codes for MSIDAASLQATRQATRRRQPSRARRSRLASIGLHATLIVASFIAVFPVFWVLVTSFKPDSRAIEPTPTLVNESSLDNYRAILSGEKGDFLAWFGNSITIAGLTTVIALFLSSTTAYAVSRFGFPGRRGLMLGFLVIQMFPFAVLIVPLYNILLGLGLHGSTIGLVLVYCTTAVPFCTYMLKGYFDTIPVDIDEASRVDGLSPFGVFWRLVLPLSRPGLAVTAFYAFLTAWGEVAFASSLLSVADESKTLAVGLQVFIQQNRTEWGHLAAASILVAIPAVVVFYLVQRFLVSGLAAGGVKG; via the coding sequence GTGAGCATCGACGCAGCCTCGTTACAAGCCACTCGGCAGGCGACCCGCCGCAGACAGCCCAGCCGAGCCCGACGCTCCCGACTCGCGAGCATCGGGCTGCACGCAACACTGATCGTCGCCTCGTTCATCGCGGTGTTCCCGGTCTTCTGGGTGTTGGTGACCTCGTTCAAGCCGGATTCGCGGGCGATCGAGCCGACTCCGACGCTGGTGAACGAATCCAGCCTCGACAACTACCGGGCGATCCTGTCCGGGGAGAAGGGCGATTTCCTCGCCTGGTTCGGCAACTCGATCACGATCGCCGGGCTGACCACGGTGATCGCGCTCTTCCTCTCGTCGACCACCGCGTATGCGGTCAGCAGGTTCGGTTTCCCGGGTCGGCGCGGGTTGATGCTGGGTTTCCTGGTGATCCAGATGTTCCCGTTCGCGGTGCTGATCGTGCCGCTCTACAACATCCTGCTGGGCCTGGGTCTGCATGGCTCGACCATCGGATTGGTGCTCGTCTACTGCACCACCGCGGTGCCCTTCTGTACCTACATGTTGAAGGGCTACTTCGACACGATTCCCGTTGACATCGACGAGGCCAGTCGAGTAGACGGGCTCTCCCCGTTCGGCGTCTTCTGGCGTCTGGTGTTGCCGCTGTCCCGGCCTGGCCTGGCCGTCACCGCGTTCTACGCGTTCCTCACGGCCTGGGGTGAGGTGGCCTTCGCTTCGTCGCTGCTCTCGGTGGCCGACGAATCGAAGACGCTGGCTGTCGGACTGCAGGTCTTCATTCAGCAGAACCGGACGGAGTGGGGACATCTCGCTGCCGCATCAATCCTTGTCGCGATCCCGGCGGTCGTGGTTTTCTACCTGGTACAGCGCTTCCTGGTGTCCGGTCTGGCGGCCGGCGGCGTCAAGGGTTAA
- a CDS encoding carbohydrate ABC transporter permease, with amino-acid sequence MVLPVVVVISVLVLLPLGQGVFFTITDINENNIANPILDRPATFEVVGLANYLNVLSGDPAYGAFWSTLVRTLIWTFSGVFFHYVIGLGLAMLLNRPMRMRSLYRVLLILPWAVPAFISAFSWRYLFNADYGLINWALDSVGLPTPVWLGQSDIALVAVIIVNVWLGVPFMMVALLGGLQSIPADLYEAAEIDGASPWQRFVHVTVPALRSVSNTVVLLGIIWTFNMFAVVYLVTGPNPNTRILITYAFERFFSGATRDYAIASTYGVLILSVLLVFASVYRRALKRQGEVW; translated from the coding sequence ATGGTGCTGCCGGTCGTGGTGGTGATCAGCGTCCTCGTACTGCTCCCACTGGGGCAGGGTGTCTTCTTCACGATCACCGACATCAACGAGAACAACATCGCCAACCCGATCCTGGACCGCCCCGCCACCTTCGAGGTGGTGGGGCTGGCCAACTATCTGAACGTGCTCTCGGGCGACCCCGCCTACGGCGCGTTCTGGTCGACGCTGGTTCGAACCCTGATCTGGACGTTCTCGGGAGTGTTCTTCCACTACGTCATCGGGCTCGGGTTGGCGATGCTGCTCAATCGCCCGATGCGGATGCGCAGCCTGTACCGGGTGCTGCTGATCCTGCCGTGGGCGGTGCCCGCCTTCATCAGCGCGTTCTCCTGGCGCTACCTGTTCAACGCCGACTACGGCTTGATCAACTGGGCGCTGGACTCGGTCGGGCTGCCGACGCCCGTGTGGTTGGGACAATCGGATATCGCGCTGGTCGCGGTGATCATCGTCAATGTCTGGCTCGGCGTGCCGTTCATGATGGTGGCGCTGCTGGGCGGGCTCCAGTCCATCCCGGCCGATCTGTACGAGGCCGCCGAGATCGACGGAGCGAGCCCCTGGCAACGCTTCGTCCACGTCACCGTTCCGGCTCTGCGCTCGGTGTCGAACACGGTGGTGCTGCTGGGGATCATCTGGACCTTCAACATGTTCGCGGTGGTCTATCTGGTCACCGGGCCCAATCCCAACACCCGGATCCTGATCACCTACGCCTTCGAACGCTTCTTCTCCGGCGCCACCAGGGATTACGCGATCGCCTCCACCTACGGCGTGCTGATCCTCTCGGTATTGCTGGTCTTCGCGTCCGTCTACCGCCGCGCACTCAAGCGGCAGGGGGAGGTCTGGTGA
- a CDS encoding NUDIX hydrolase, whose protein sequence is MSFRLAAYAVCVENGRVLLAHHAARTWTLPGGRVEHGEHPFDTVIREVDEETGCVAEIERLLGVDSRVIPAAEARAGVEHQNLGIFYQVRITGGLPRPEPGDEIVESVWTPIPEVASLRRSSLVDIGLALAQTRPATGRVPPVPVGGLIQH, encoded by the coding sequence ATGAGCTTCCGGCTGGCGGCCTACGCCGTGTGCGTCGAGAACGGGCGGGTGCTGCTCGCCCACCATGCAGCGCGGACCTGGACCCTGCCGGGCGGCCGGGTGGAGCACGGGGAACACCCATTCGACACGGTGATCCGCGAGGTCGACGAGGAGACCGGTTGCGTGGCCGAGATCGAACGCCTGCTGGGCGTGGATTCGCGAGTGATCCCCGCCGCCGAGGCGCGTGCAGGCGTCGAACACCAGAACCTCGGGATCTTCTACCAGGTCCGGATCACCGGCGGTCTACCTCGGCCCGAACCCGGCGATGAGATCGTCGAGTCGGTGTGGACGCCGATCCCCGAGGTCGCGTCGTTGCGCCGATCCTCGTTGGTCGACATCGGTTTAGCGCTGGCGCAGACCCGGCCCGCCACCGGCCGGGTGCCGCCGGTCCCGGTCGGCGGACTCATCCAGCATTGA
- a CDS encoding alginate O-acetyltransferase AlgX-related protein, with the protein MTHLEGARGATPESLILPEVHESWLPREHSLYRPRHGGRQLIALLAGVVFFAAPLAVYGMGVRATEIENRPLVAFPGFADGWGFFTGMPQWAVDNLVFRESAIRLADGISRGVFGEPPGRGIPDQPAGPAVLPQPPAPSPPSEESTDLTEQLILAESSEVIEGKDGWLYLGYDVEGKCDPYRDLDQSIASLRELRRVVEESGRELIVLIAPDKSTIVPEYLPDEYPDLECARVATEDFWARVPAETGALDLRAALRQPDPAPESGRPAYHLMDTHWTDEGAIEATRALAEQISPGSSDSWLIDRQGRWDHTPDLAVMQGRIEAESGTRYRLRPDGTVDRTGPRINRLDEAVHFSSPATTGMVTERVAMLGDSFMVSTSRYLPAAFADLRLINYTVAQSDRQAMLDVLVAGDVIVVQSVERLIAGGVTPFLDPGVVADIGAALAEHPRP; encoded by the coding sequence GTGACACACCTGGAGGGCGCTCGTGGTGCAACACCCGAGAGCCTGATTCTCCCCGAGGTGCACGAATCCTGGTTGCCGAGGGAACATTCGTTGTACCGGCCGAGACACGGCGGCCGCCAACTCATCGCGCTACTCGCGGGAGTGGTCTTCTTCGCGGCGCCGCTGGCCGTCTACGGGATGGGTGTTCGGGCCACCGAGATCGAGAATCGACCCTTGGTGGCGTTTCCCGGCTTCGCCGACGGCTGGGGTTTCTTCACCGGAATGCCGCAATGGGCCGTCGACAACCTGGTGTTTCGCGAATCGGCCATCCGATTGGCCGACGGGATCAGCAGAGGTGTGTTCGGCGAGCCGCCCGGCCGGGGCATCCCCGATCAACCAGCGGGCCCGGCGGTGCTGCCGCAGCCACCTGCGCCCAGCCCGCCTTCCGAGGAATCCACGGACCTGACCGAGCAGCTGATCCTCGCCGAATCCAGCGAGGTCATCGAGGGCAAGGACGGGTGGCTCTACCTCGGTTACGACGTCGAGGGCAAATGCGATCCCTATCGCGACCTGGACCAGTCGATCGCCAGCCTGCGGGAACTGCGGCGGGTGGTCGAGGAATCCGGCCGCGAACTCATCGTGCTGATCGCGCCGGACAAGAGCACGATCGTGCCGGAGTACCTACCGGATGAGTATCCGGATCTGGAGTGCGCGAGAGTCGCCACCGAGGACTTCTGGGCCCGGGTACCCGCCGAGACGGGCGCGCTCGACCTGCGGGCGGCACTGCGGCAGCCCGACCCCGCACCGGAATCCGGCCGCCCCGCGTATCACCTGATGGACACGCATTGGACCGATGAGGGCGCCATCGAGGCCACCAGGGCACTCGCCGAACAGATCAGTCCGGGCAGCTCGGACAGCTGGCTCATCGATCGGCAGGGTCGCTGGGATCACACGCCGGATCTCGCGGTCATGCAGGGACGGATCGAGGCCGAGAGCGGCACCCGGTACCGCCTGCGTCCCGACGGGACCGTCGACCGCACCGGTCCGAGGATCAACCGCCTGGACGAAGCGGTGCACTTCTCCAGCCCGGCGACCACCGGCATGGTCACCGAGCGCGTCGCGATGCTCGGCGACTCCTTCATGGTGTCGACCAGCCGTTACCTGCCCGCCGCCTTCGCCGACCTGCGGCTGATCAACTACACCGTGGCACAGAGCGATCGACAGGCCATGCTCGACGTGTTGGTGGCGGGCGATGTGATCGTCGTGCAGTCCGTCGAGCGGTTGATCGCGGGCGGCGTCACCCCGTTCCTCGATCCCGGGGTGGTCGCCGATATCGGTGCGGCCCTGGCCGAACATCCGAGACCATAG
- a CDS encoding ABC transporter ATP-binding protein — protein MADVAYRGASRVFTGTPPVKAVDQLDLEVADGEFLVLVGPSGSGKSTALRMLAGLEDIDEGAIHIGGRDVTHTPPKGRDIAMVFQSYALYPHMTVAENMGFALKLRRTPKDQIKTKVDEAARMLDLTNYLDRKPKALSGGQRQRVAMGRAIVREPSVFLMDEPLSNLDAKLRVETRANIAALQQRLDTTTIYVTHDQVEAMTMGHRVAVLKDGLLQQCDTPRALYDTPTNAFVAGFMGSPAMNLKTATLTPQGAQLDGLTIPLTPETQKTLNTTTITLGIRPENLTLTTNNQPGIGLTVDLVEELGADAYVYATTTNTDTPERFIVRADAHNPPTIGQTITATLTTPHHTHLFHPETGQRITTN, from the coding sequence ATGGCCGATGTGGCTTACAGGGGTGCTTCTCGGGTGTTCACCGGAACCCCACCGGTCAAGGCCGTGGACCAACTCGATCTCGAGGTCGCCGACGGCGAGTTCCTCGTCCTGGTCGGCCCCTCCGGGTCCGGGAAATCCACCGCCCTACGCATGCTCGCCGGACTCGAGGACATCGACGAAGGCGCCATCCACATCGGCGGCCGCGACGTCACCCACACCCCACCCAAGGGCCGCGACATCGCCATGGTCTTCCAGTCCTACGCCCTCTACCCCCACATGACCGTCGCCGAGAACATGGGCTTCGCCCTCAAACTCCGCCGCACCCCCAAAGACCAGATCAAAACCAAGGTCGACGAAGCCGCCCGCATGCTCGACCTCACCAACTACCTCGACCGCAAACCCAAAGCCCTCTCCGGCGGACAACGCCAACGCGTCGCCATGGGCCGCGCCATCGTCCGCGAACCCTCCGTCTTCCTCATGGACGAACCCCTCTCCAACCTCGACGCCAAACTCCGCGTCGAAACCCGCGCCAACATCGCCGCCCTCCAACAACGCCTCGACACCACCACCATCTACGTCACCCACGACCAAGTCGAGGCCATGACCATGGGCCACCGCGTCGCCGTCCTCAAAGACGGACTCCTCCAACAATGCGACACCCCCCGCGCCCTCTACGACACCCCCACCAACGCCTTCGTCGCCGGCTTCATGGGCTCCCCCGCCATGAACCTCAAAACCGCCACCCTCACCCCCCAAGGCGCCCAACTCGACGGCCTCACCATCCCCCTCACCCCCGAAACCCAGAAAACCCTCAACACCACCACCATCACCCTCGGCATCCGCCCCGAGAACCTCACCCTCACCACCAACAACCAACCCGGCATCGGACTCACCGTCGACCTCGTCGAGGAACTCGGCGCCGACGCCTACGTCTACGCCACCACCACCAACACCGACACCCCCGAACGCTTCATCGTCCGCGCCGACGCCCACAACCCACCCACCATCGGCCAAACCATCACCGCCACCCTCACCACCCCCCACCACACCCACCTCTTCCACCCCGAAACCGGACAACGCATCACCACCAACTGA